TAATGTATCCGTTCCATGAGTGATCACCACACCATCGATTTTTTCAGTATATGCTTTTTGGATGCGTTGTTTCAGCTCTAACATTCTTTCTAAAGTCATATGAGGAGACGGAATATTAAAAATCGGCTCTACAACTAAATTGACTTTTCCTGCTAACAATTCTTCTTGGTTAAGTAATGGATTCGTATGATTCGTCGTCACATTACCATCTGCTTCTCTTGACATCGATATTGTGCCGCCTGTATGTAATACTAAGATTGTTTTCATTTTTAGTCTCCCTGTCATTCATTTATTTAGATAACTCTTCGCTCAAAAAAGAGCCGATAATTGCTGCTTCGGCTTTTTATAGTTTCTCAAATTAATTGTCCACTTGTTATTATAGTAACCCTTGTTTTAGTATAACAGCAAGTGACATTTTTTCCTATCATCAGTTGTTTAAGTCATTGCCAGAAATCGTGCATCAGCTGTTTTGTCCGCTCATGAGAAAAAGATGTTTGGACCTGATTCCAATGAGGCGGAAAGAGACGTTGAACAGGCAGTGTTGAAAACCGCTGATCCAAAAGTAATACGACTCCTTTATCATCAGTATCTCTGATAACTCGACCTGCCGCTTGCAAAACTTTATTCATCCCAGGTATCTGGTACGCAAATTGAAAGCCTTGATTTTTTTCCTGATCATAATATCCTTTGATCAGCTCTTGTTCATGATTGATTTGCGGCAGCCCCACTCCCACGATTGCCGTACCGATCAAGCGGCTTCCTTTTAAATCGATCCCTTCTGAAAAAATTCCTCCTAAAACACAAAAACCAACTAAAGTTTCTGTTGGGTCCAACTCAAAATCAGCTAAATATGCTTCCCGTTCTGCTTCATTCATCATACTTGCCTGAATTTTGGTTTTGACCTGAGGATTTTTTTCTTTGAATAGTTCATAAATGCTATCCATATAGGAATACGATGGAAAGAACACGAAGTAATTTCCCGTTTTTTGCTGGATCATATTCGTCAGACTATCTACAATCTTAACATGATTATCCGCGCGTTCTTTGTATGTAGTCTGAATGTACTTTTCGATTACTAATAACTGATTTTCTTTTGGAAAAGGACTTGGGATTCGATAACGCAAACTGTCTTCCCCACCACCTAAAATCTCTTGATAGTAATCTAGCGGTGTTAGACTTGCCGAAAATAAAATGCTGGCTTTCCCTTTATCTAGTTTTTGTTGTAATAAATAGTTTGGATCTATACAAAATTGTTTCACGATGATGTCATGATTTTGACAATTTACATACGTACAATAATGATCATCATATCCTTCGCTGATTTTAGTATAATTCAACAATTCAAAATAAACAGATAAGACTTGATTCAGCTCAATATGATCTTGATTTTCCGGAAGCCACTCTTTGATTTTTTCAACTAATGAATAGGCCACTTTAACTAGAGAATCAATTGGTCCATGTTGATGTAGAAATTCTTTTCCTTCTTCCTCACAGATCTGTTTGATTTTATCAAATTCTTTTTCGATTTTGCTAAGTGCCCGAACCAGTTTGGTTTGTTTTTTATCAAGTGTTTGTTTCAATGCGGATAGCTTATTTTTAGATAGCTCCGCTGAATACATTTCCCGTGAACGATTGACTAAGTTATGCACTTCATCTACCAAAAAAATATTCTCTTTGACTTCAGTCTGGTCCTCAAAAAAACGTCTTAAATAAACAACTGGATCAAATAAATAATTGTAATCACAGATCACTAAATCGCACCACAGACTAACATCTAACGATAATTCAAATGGACATAACGTATGCTTTCGTGCGTAAAATTCAATAACTTCACGGGTAAATTGATGTTCATTATTTAATAAATCCCAGAGCCCTTCATTTAAACGATCATAATAACCATTCGCAAAAGGACAAGCTTCTGGCGTACAATTGCGCTCACTCAAAAAACAAATCTTATCTTTAGCTGTTAGCGTCACACTTTTTAATTTCATATCCTTTTGTTTCATTGCTTCTACTGCATCTTCTGCCACTTGGCGCGTGATCGTTTTAGCAGTTAAATAAAAAACTCTTTCCGCTTGTTCCTCACCGATTGCCTTTAAAGTTGGAAATAAGGTTGAAATGGTCTTACCTGTTCCAGTCGGTGCTTCAACAAAAAGCTTTTGATCACTTAAAATTGTTTTATAAACTGCTACTGCTAATTCTCTTTGTCCTGCTCGGTAGTCTCCATAAGGAAAAGATAAATCCTGTAAAGACTGATTCCGAATTTTACGCCAATTTGCCTTAAAGATCAACCATTGTTCGTATTTTTTGGTCAAAGCATCAAAGAATTCTTCTAGTTCTTCTTTGCTAAATTCTTTTTCTTGGCGAGTAATATCGTCCGTTGTTGTTTGATAATAGGTCAACTGTAATGTAATTGACTCCAAGTCCTCTTGCTGACAATAAATATGTCCATAACACATCACTTGATACCAATACATGTCTATTTGTTCTTCTAACAAATCAGAAAATGCTGGTTCCGATGTTTTGATCTCGTCAATCACTGTCCGTTTTTTATCATCAATAAAAATACCGTCCGCTCGACCTTCAATTATGTATGCTTGATGATTCAATTCTATGTTAATGGCTAATTTAACTTCTTTTTGATAATTTTCACCAGCTTTCTTTTGAAGCTTCCGGTGAATCTTAGCACCTTCTAATGCGGTGTGTTCACTTGTATGCCGAGCATCGATACTGCCTCTGCGTAAAATAAACTCCACTAATCTGCGGACTGCGATTCTTTGCGTATTCTGCATGTTCAACTCCACCTATCCTGCTTTTATTATAGAACATACATTCGTAAAAGAAAAGAGGAGAGAACAATATACAACTACTTTGTCCTCTCCTTATAAAAACTCCTTGTTTTATTTAGTTAAAAGATCAACAATTCACAACATAAATCAAGTGGAATAATCACTATTTATTTTGACATATTCATAGCTTAAATCACAGCCAATTACTTCAAAATTTTCTACTCCTTGATGTAAATCTACCGTTAAATAGATATCTTCATTTTGTTCGATGTACTCTGTGATTTGATCGATATTTTGTGTTTTTTCTTTGTTATTTGAAAAAATCGGGTATGTTCCATAAAAAATTTCAACTTTATTCTGGTCAAACATCAAGCCGTCGGTTTTACCAAGGGCCATTGCAATTCGACCCCAGTTAGGATCGTTACCAAATAATGCAGTTTTCACTAAAGGAGAGTTGATGATTGATTTCCCAGCATTTTTTGCCTGCTCCTTGGTTTCAGCATTTTTCACTGTGACAAACATTGTCTTCGTAGCACCCTCAGCGTCTTTTACCACATCTAAAGCTAATTCCTTACAAATTTGATCCAACGCCTTTTGTAATTCGCTCGGTTTGATTTCATGATGACCACTGGCTAAAAGTGCTACAGTGTCACTAGTGCTTGTATCTGTATCGATGCTGATCGTGTTGAAAGATTGGTCAACAGCTACTTTCAAAATAGAATGAATCTCTTCTTTCTCAATTTTTGCATCTGTTACAATATAGGCCAACATCGTTGCCATATTAGGTTCAATCATTCCTGAGCCTTTGACAATGCCTAAAATAGTTGCAGCACCAATTTTTAAGCTACGAACTTTGATTCGTTGATCTGTGGTCAAAATAGCATGGGCGAAATCTTCATAGTCTTCTTTGAGGTCGATCGATTCTGTTTCTAAAAAGTCCTCAATAACATCGATTGGTAATTGAGGTCCAATCATCCCTGTAGAGGAAGGCAGAATATTCTCTTTTTTAATCATTAGCTTATCTGATAAGCAGTCTAAAATTTTGTATTCATTTTCTCTCCCTATTTTCCCAGTTGCAACATTGGCGATACCACTCGTCACTACAACTGCTTGTAATTCAGCATTTTTCACATGGTCTTTCCCGATAGGTATACATTCGCCACAAAATGTATTCTTTGTAAAAACTGCTGCAGCGTGACAAACATCATCAGCCACGATCAACCCAAAATCTTTTCTTTTTTTCTTGATTCCAACATGCGTTCCATAAAACCTAAATCCCTTTGGTATGTTTTCAAAATTCCCCATCAATAACACCTTCCCGTACATGATCAACTTGTATTCAATATAGAACTTTGTTTCTCAATTTTATAAAAGTATAAAGCAAAGAGCGGTAATAGTCAATGGATTTTATATCAAAAAATACCAATATAAAGGTTTTTTATGCAAAATAAACACTCATTCTCGCATAAAATTGTATTTCCAGATCATTTTTATACAAAAAAAGCATCCAGATAAATCTGGATGCTTCGTAGTTATCACTTTATTAATTATTTTTACCAAATATACGCAAGAATGCTATGAATAAATTGATGAAGTCAAGATATAATTGTAACGCCATGAATACAGCGATACCCGTTCCTGGTTGTCCACCAGTTTGCGTATATAGAGTACGAATTTTTTGGTTATCGTATGCTGTGATTCCAGCAAAGATAATGACCATCAAAATTGAAATCAAATAGTCAACTGGTCCACTCTTTAAAACAAAAGCATTTAGGAAAATGGCGATGATCAAACCGATCAAAGCGCTATATGCTGCGTGTCCCATTGCTGAAAGATCTCGTTTAGTAAAAATACCGATCAACGACATACCGCCAAATGTAGCAGCTGCACTAACAAAGGCCGTTACAATCGTGCCTTCTGTATACATCGCTAAAGTAACTGCTAATGTAATACCATTTAACACAGAGTAAAGGATGAAACCACTGATTGCTAAAGTTGGATTCTTCATAGCTTTAACACCTAAAAAGATAACTAAAACCAACTCAGCGATCCAAATACCATAAAAAGCAAAGGGATATTTGGCTAAAAACATCACGATTTCCATAAAAAATACATTTAAAACTAAATAAGATACTACCGCACTGATCCCGATTCCCATCGCTAAAAATGCGTAAATTTTTGAATAGAATTTGTTCAAGCCAACATTGGCTACTGCTCCATTATTCATCTATATTTCCTTCTTTCTCCTCTAAATCCGCTAATGTCACTTGAGGTGGCTGAACCATTACGACCGCATCAAGTACTCGATCTTCTTCTTCATTGACCGCTTCAATCGAAATCGTCACAACATCTTTCATCTTATCTACCTTGATCACTTCAAATTGAAATGTCAGTGTCTCATAATGAAAAACTGGTTCTACGAAGTTCACTGAAAAATTGACCACATGAGAGCCAGGGCCAGGTAAATGTTTTGAAATTGCGCTGGTAATGATTCCCATCAACATAATCGATGGAACGATTGGTTTGCCATATTCTGTTTTTTGGGCATAATCATGTTGGATATATAAGGGATTGGCATCGTTGGTTAAGCCCAAATAAAGAAGCAAGTCTTTATCTTCGATCGATTCGGTTAAAGACAGCGAATCGCCTTCCTCAATATCTTCGAT
This sequence is a window from Enterococcus sp. 7F3_DIV0205. Protein-coding genes within it:
- the argJ gene encoding bifunctional glutamate N-acetyltransferase/amino-acid acetyltransferase ArgJ, which codes for MGNFENIPKGFRFYGTHVGIKKKRKDFGLIVADDVCHAAAVFTKNTFCGECIPIGKDHVKNAELQAVVVTSGIANVATGKIGRENEYKILDCLSDKLMIKKENILPSSTGMIGPQLPIDVIEDFLETESIDLKEDYEDFAHAILTTDQRIKVRSLKIGAATILGIVKGSGMIEPNMATMLAYIVTDAKIEKEEIHSILKVAVDQSFNTISIDTDTSTSDTVALLASGHHEIKPSELQKALDQICKELALDVVKDAEGATKTMFVTVKNAETKEQAKNAGKSIINSPLVKTALFGNDPNWGRIAMALGKTDGLMFDQNKVEIFYGTYPIFSNNKEKTQNIDQITEYIEQNEDIYLTVDLHQGVENFEVIGCDLSYEYVKINSDYST
- a CDS encoding MaoC family dehydratase encodes the protein MNIGKPRKLGKTIEDIEEGDSLSLTESIEDKDLLLYLGLTNDANPLYIQHDYAQKTEYGKPIVPSIMLMGIITSAISKHLPGPGSHVVNFSVNFVEPVFHYETLTFQFEVIKVDKMKDVVTISIEAVNEEEDRVLDAVVMVQPPQVTLADLEEKEGNIDE
- a CDS encoding Bax inhibitor-1/YccA family protein is translated as MNNGAVANVGLNKFYSKIYAFLAMGIGISAVVSYLVLNVFFMEIVMFLAKYPFAFYGIWIAELVLVIFLGVKAMKNPTLAISGFILYSVLNGITLAVTLAMYTEGTIVTAFVSAAATFGGMSLIGIFTKRDLSAMGHAAYSALIGLIIAIFLNAFVLKSGPVDYLISILMVIIFAGITAYDNQKIRTLYTQTGGQPGTGIAVFMALQLYLDFINLFIAFLRIFGKNN
- a CDS encoding ATP-dependent DNA helicase, with product MQNTQRIAVRRLVEFILRRGSIDARHTSEHTALEGAKIHRKLQKKAGENYQKEVKLAINIELNHQAYIIEGRADGIFIDDKKRTVIDEIKTSEPAFSDLLEEQIDMYWYQVMCYGHIYCQQEDLESITLQLTYYQTTTDDITRQEKEFSKEELEEFFDALTKKYEQWLIFKANWRKIRNQSLQDLSFPYGDYRAGQRELAVAVYKTILSDQKLFVEAPTGTGKTISTLFPTLKAIGEEQAERVFYLTAKTITRQVAEDAVEAMKQKDMKLKSVTLTAKDKICFLSERNCTPEACPFANGYYDRLNEGLWDLLNNEHQFTREVIEFYARKHTLCPFELSLDVSLWCDLVICDYNYLFDPVVYLRRFFEDQTEVKENIFLVDEVHNLVNRSREMYSAELSKNKLSALKQTLDKKQTKLVRALSKIEKEFDKIKQICEEEGKEFLHQHGPIDSLVKVAYSLVEKIKEWLPENQDHIELNQVLSVYFELLNYTKISEGYDDHYCTYVNCQNHDIIVKQFCIDPNYLLQQKLDKGKASILFSASLTPLDYYQEILGGGEDSLRYRIPSPFPKENQLLVIEKYIQTTYKERADNHVKIVDSLTNMIQQKTGNYFVFFPSYSYMDSIYELFKEKNPQVKTKIQASMMNEAEREAYLADFELDPTETLVGFCVLGGIFSEGIDLKGSRLIGTAIVGVGLPQINHEQELIKGYYDQEKNQGFQFAYQIPGMNKVLQAAGRVIRDTDDKGVVLLLDQRFSTLPVQRLFPPHWNQVQTSFSHERTKQLMHDFWQ